A part of Podarcis muralis chromosome 13, rPodMur119.hap1.1, whole genome shotgun sequence genomic DNA contains:
- the ENO3 gene encoding beta-enolase encodes MSIQKIHAREILDSRGNPTVEVDLETAKGHFRAAVPSGASTGIYEALELRDGDKSRYLGKGVLKAVDHINKTIAPALIEKKLSVVDQEKIDKLMLEMDGTENKSKFGANAILGVSLAVCKAGAAEKGIPLYRHIADLAGNKDLILPVPAFNVINGGSHAGNKLAMQEFMILPVGASNFKEAMRIGAEVYHNLKAVIKSKYGKDATNVGDEGGFAPNILENNEALELLKSAIEKAGYSDKVVIGMDVAASEFFRKGKYDLDFKSPDDPNRYISGDKLGELYQSFIKNYPVVSIEDPFDQDDWETWSKFLTQVQIQIVGDDLTVTNPKRIQQAVEKKACNCLLLKVNQIGSVTESIQACKLAQSNGWGVMVSHRSGETEDTFIADLVVGLCTGQIKTGAPCRSERLAKYNQLMRIEEQLGDKAVFAGRKFRHPLAK; translated from the exons aTGTCTATCCAGAAGATCCACGCTCGCGAAATCCTCGACTCCCGGGGGAACCCCACGGTAGAAGTCGACTTGGAGACCGCCAAGG gCCACTTCCGGGCTGCCGTGCCCAGCGGGGCCTCCACCGGCATCTACGAGGCCCTGGAACTCCGCGATGGGGACAAGAGCAGGTACCTGGGCAAAG GGGTGTTGAAAGCCGTGGATCACATCAACAAGACCATCGCCCCCGCCCTGATTGAGAAG aAGCTGAGTGTTGTGGATCAGGAGAAAATTGACAAGCTGATGCTGGAGATGGACGGGACAGAGAACAAAT CCAAGTTTGGGGCCAACGCCATCCTGGGCGTCTCCCTCGCCGTCTGCAAGGCGGGCGCTGCTGAGAAGGGCATCCCCCTCTACCGACACATCGCAGACCTGGCTGGCAACAAGGACCTCATCCTGCCCGTGCCA GCCTTCAACGTGATCAACGGAGGCTCCCACGCCGGGAACAAGCTGGCGATGCAGGAGTTCATGATCCTGCCGGTGGGCGCCAGCAACTTCAAGGAGGCCATGCGGATCGGGGCCGAGGTCTACCACAACCTGAAGGCCGTCATCAAGAGCAAGTACGGGAAGGATGCCACCAACGTGGGAGACGAGGGCGGCTTCGCCCCCAACATCCTGGAGAACAACGAAG CCCTGGAGCTCCTCAAGAGTGCCATTGAGAAGGCCGGCTACTCGGACAAAGTGGTCATCGGCATGGACGTGGCGGCCTCCGAGTTCTTCCGCAAGGGCAAATACGACCTGGATTTCAAGTCCCCCGATGACCCCAACCGCTACATCTCCGGTGATAAGCTGGGGGAGCTTTACCAGAGCTTCATCAAGAACTACCCTG TCGTCTCCATCGAGGACCCCTTTGACCAGGACGACTGGGAGACGTGGTCCAAGTTCCTGACGCAGGTGCAAATCCAGATTGTGGGCGACGACTTGACCGTCACCAACCCCAAGCGCATCCAGCAGGCGGTGGAGAAGAAGGCATGCAACTGTCTCCTGCTCAAGGTCAACCAGATCGGCTCCGTCACCGAGTCCATCCAGGC ctGCAAGCTGGCCCAGAGCAACGGCTGGGGGGTCATGGTGAGCCACCGCTCCGGGGAAACCGAGGACACCTTCATCGCCGACTTGGTCGTGGGTCTCTGCACAGGGCAG ATCAAGACCGGAGCTCCCTGCCGCTCCGAGCGTCTGGCCAAGTACAACCAGCTGATGAG GATCGAGGAGCAGCTGGGAGACAAAGCGGTGTTTGCCGGCCGCAAATTCCGCCACCCTCTGGCCAAGTAG